In the genome of Chryseobacterium oryzae, one region contains:
- a CDS encoding zinc ribbon domain-containing protein YjdM: MSETIQCPKCQSEYTYEKDGMMVCSQCFHEWDPAESDTEDKILDSNGNELQNGDSVVVVKDLPVKGAPKPVKAGTKVKNIRLRPGSDHNIDCKIDGFGAMALKSEFVKKA, encoded by the coding sequence ATGAGCGAAACAATCCAATGCCCTAAATGCCAGTCAGAATACACATACGAAAAAGATGGAATGATGGTTTGTTCGCAGTGCTTTCACGAGTGGGATCCCGCAGAATCAGATACAGAAGATAAAATTTTGGATTCTAATGGTAATGAACTTCAAAATGGAGATTCTGTAGTTGTAGTAAAAGATTTGCCTGTAAAAGGTGCTCCAAAACCTGTAAAAGCTGGAACTAAAGTGAAAAATATCCGTCTTAGACCAGGATCTGATCATAATATTGACTGCAAAATTGACGGTTTTGGTGCAATGGCACTTAAGTCTGAATTTGTAAAAAAAGCTTAA
- the trxA gene encoding thioredoxin, whose amino-acid sequence MALEITDSSFQETVLKSDKPVLVDFWAVWCGPCRTLGPIIEEVANDFEGKAVVGKVDVDNNQEISMQYGIRNIPTVLIFKNGEVVDKLVGVAPKEVIAEKLSAHL is encoded by the coding sequence ATGGCTTTAGAAATTACAGATAGCTCGTTTCAAGAAACAGTTTTAAAATCAGATAAACCGGTATTGGTAGACTTTTGGGCAGTATGGTGTGGTCCATGCAGAACTTTAGGTCCAATTATCGAAGAGGTTGCTAACGATTTTGAAGGGAAAGCTGTTGTAGGGAAAGTGGATGTAGACAACAATCAGGAAATTTCAATGCAGTATGGTATCAGAAATATTCCTACAGTTTTAATTTTTAAAAACGGAGAAGTTGTAGATAAATTGGTAGGGGTAGCTCCTAAAGAAGTTATCGCCGAAAAATTAAGTGCACACTTATAA
- a CDS encoding cysteine desulfurase family protein, protein MTKIYLDNAATTPLSNEVIDAMIETMKINFGNPSSTHSFGQEAKILIENVRRQVADYLHVSPAEIIFTSCGTESNNMIIKSCVEHLGVERIISSPLEHKCVSESILDMKSRKGVEVAYIRPNEKGDIDLSKLEDLLKSSDKKTLVSLMHANNEIGNLIDLKKVAEICKENNALFHSDTVQTMAHMTLDFSDIPVDFASCSAHKFHGPKGIGFAFIRKASGLKGIITGGPQERSLRAGTENVAGIAGLGKALELSLKNMEEYSSHMQNIKKYTVERLSEQIPGVKFNGRSSELNNSLYTVVSVLLPFKNPLIGLQLDMKGIAVSQGSACSSGASKPSMVMMMVLSEEEMDHCTPLRVSFSHLTTKNEIDALVDALKEISKDFVIENTNVEHR, encoded by the coding sequence ATGACTAAAATATATTTGGACAATGCAGCGACAACACCTCTTTCTAATGAAGTGATTGATGCAATGATTGAAACCATGAAAATTAATTTTGGAAATCCTTCTTCTACACACAGTTTTGGCCAGGAAGCTAAAATTTTAATCGAAAATGTAAGAAGGCAGGTTGCGGATTATCTTCATGTAAGTCCTGCCGAAATTATTTTTACTTCGTGCGGAACAGAATCCAATAACATGATCATCAAATCTTGTGTAGAACATTTGGGAGTAGAAAGAATCATCAGTTCTCCATTGGAGCACAAATGTGTTTCTGAAAGTATTTTGGATATGAAAAGTAGAAAAGGAGTAGAGGTAGCATACATTCGCCCTAATGAAAAAGGAGATATAGATTTATCTAAGCTGGAAGATCTTCTAAAGTCTTCGGATAAAAAAACACTGGTAAGTTTAATGCATGCCAACAACGAAATCGGTAACCTGATTGATCTTAAAAAAGTAGCAGAAATTTGTAAAGAAAACAATGCTCTTTTCCATTCGGATACTGTACAGACCATGGCTCACATGACTCTTGATTTTTCGGATATTCCGGTAGATTTTGCATCTTGCAGTGCTCATAAATTTCATGGGCCTAAAGGAATTGGTTTTGCCTTTATAAGAAAAGCAAGCGGTCTGAAAGGGATTATTACAGGTGGCCCTCAGGAAAGAAGCCTTAGAGCAGGAACAGAAAATGTGGCAGGAATTGCCGGTTTGGGCAAAGCATTAGAATTATCTCTCAAAAATATGGAAGAATACTCTTCCCACATGCAAAATATAAAAAAATATACTGTAGAAAGACTTTCGGAACAAATTCCTGGAGTAAAATTCAACGGAAGAAGTTCAGAGCTGAATAACAGTTTATACACAGTTGTAAGTGTATTGCTACCTTTTAAAAATCCTTTAATCGGTTTGCAACTCGATATGAAAGGGATTGCAGTTTCACAGGGAAGTGCTTGTTCTTCAGGGGCTTCTAAACCTTCAATGGTAATGATGATGGTTTTATCGGAAGAAGAAATGGATCACTGCACACCTCTAAGAGTATCATTCAGTCATTTAACGACCAAAAACGAAATAGATGCTTTGGTGGATGCTTTAAAAGAAATCTCGAAAGATTTTGTTATAGAAAATACAAATGTTGAGCATAGATAG
- a CDS encoding HAD family hydrolase, with protein sequence MKKLYCFDFDGTLTYKDTMFLFLKFYNPTKFRTQFIRHIPLFILLKLKLADTEKVKKSFIGSVLKGQLQSKIEEKSIQFFEENFPSIFRENALEFIKNIDRENTRSFIVTASLDIWTKPFADKLGMMLIATKGEFKNGIFTGNFIGKNCNGEEKLVRIKKEISGEKYDKIIAFGDTSGDKQMLQWANEGHYRFFH encoded by the coding sequence ATGAAAAAACTATATTGTTTTGATTTTGACGGTACGCTTACCTACAAAGACACCATGTTTTTGTTTCTGAAATTTTATAATCCAACAAAATTCAGAACACAGTTTATCCGACATATTCCGCTATTCATTCTTTTAAAACTAAAACTGGCAGACACAGAAAAGGTAAAGAAAAGTTTTATAGGTTCTGTGCTTAAAGGTCAGTTGCAATCGAAAATAGAAGAAAAATCTATTCAGTTTTTTGAAGAAAATTTCCCTTCAATTTTTAGAGAAAACGCATTAGAATTCATCAAAAATATAGACCGTGAAAATACCAGAAGTTTTATCGTTACTGCTTCGCTGGATATTTGGACTAAACCTTTTGCAGACAAATTGGGCATGATGCTTATTGCCACAAAGGGAGAGTTTAAAAATGGAATTTTTACAGGTAATTTTATCGGAAAAAACTGTAACGGTGAAGAGAAACTGGTTCGTATTAAAAAAGAAATTTCTGGTGAAAAGTATGATAAAATCATAGCTTTTGGAGATACTTCGGGAGATAAACAGATGTTGCAATGGGCAAATGAAGGTCATTACCGTTTTTTTCATTAA
- a CDS encoding SDR family NAD(P)-dependent oxidoreductase, protein MIVLGSTSEVAQAFVEKALKAGERFEKIYLFTSNKESAERFARHIDVKFLQQSEIIEIDLMKPVRFSDWDHVNSSLLFCAAGYLGENTEEGLYDNKNTERIIDINYSKLVPVINYFAQKFESKRSGTIIGLSSVAGERGRQSNFIYGSAKAAFTAYLSGLRNYLFDKKVHVMTVKPGFMATKMTEGLPLNPKLTATPTKAADCIYNAFKKKKNVVYVLPVWGIIMMIIRNIPEFIFKKMKL, encoded by the coding sequence ATGATTGTTCTCGGCAGTACCTCCGAAGTAGCACAGGCTTTTGTGGAAAAAGCTCTAAAAGCAGGAGAAAGGTTTGAAAAAATTTATCTTTTCACATCCAATAAAGAATCAGCAGAACGATTTGCAAGACATATCGATGTAAAATTCTTACAGCAGTCTGAGATAATTGAGATTGATTTAATGAAACCCGTTAGATTTTCAGATTGGGATCATGTCAATTCAAGTCTGTTGTTTTGTGCAGCGGGATATTTAGGGGAAAATACGGAGGAAGGTCTATATGATAATAAGAATACAGAACGTATTATAGATATCAATTATTCTAAACTGGTACCTGTTATCAATTATTTTGCTCAGAAATTTGAAAGCAAAAGATCAGGAACCATTATTGGGCTGTCTTCAGTTGCAGGAGAAAGAGGAAGACAGAGTAATTTTATCTATGGAAGTGCAAAAGCTGCATTCACCGCTTATTTAAGTGGTTTGAGAAATTACCTTTTCGATAAAAAAGTTCATGTAATGACGGTAAAACCGGGTTTCATGGCTACAAAAATGACAGAAGGTTTACCGCTAAATCCTAAATTAACTGCAACTCCCACAAAAGCTGCAGATTGTATTTACAATGCTTTCAAAAAGAAAAAAAATGTAGTGTATGTATTGCCGGTTTGGGGAATTATTATGATGATCATTAGAAATATTCCGGAGTTTATTTTTAAAAAGATGAAGCTTTAA
- a CDS encoding FAD-binding oxidoreductase has product MKPDLKQKVTNWGNFPVVEKEMRSEDSFIKIKQFLQNHNEVIARGNGRCYGDASLGESIFSTKKLNKFISFDRLNGIIECESGVLLSEVLEVVVPQGYFLMVTPGTKFISIGGAIASDVHGKGIHCFSECLLSFRLMIENGDVLTCSREENEEKFWATIGGMGLTGIILSAKFKLKNIDSVYIRQESIKAENLDEIFHLFEESEDWTYNVAWIDCLQKGKNIGRSVLQRGDFAMQSELPNKVKEKPLILKSKKLPKVPFYFPGFVLNNLTVKIFNYLIYNKQRAKVVKDIIPYETFFYPLDIIEDWNKIYGKSGFIQYQMVIPKEKGKEGMRKILETIANSGNGSFLAVLKYIGKNDPLAYNSFPFEGYTLALDFKVNSKLKSLVVQLDNIVEEFGGRIYLAKDSMSKSSLTNYLKNVESSKFVSLQHKRILNNK; this is encoded by the coding sequence ATGAAGCCGGATTTAAAGCAGAAAGTTACCAATTGGGGAAATTTCCCGGTAGTTGAAAAAGAAATGAGGTCTGAAGACAGCTTCATCAAAATAAAACAATTCTTACAGAATCATAATGAAGTTATTGCCCGAGGAAACGGGAGATGTTATGGAGATGCTTCGTTAGGTGAAAGTATTTTCTCAACAAAAAAACTCAATAAATTTATCAGTTTCGACAGATTAAATGGTATCATAGAGTGCGAATCTGGAGTATTATTGTCTGAGGTTTTGGAAGTAGTAGTACCACAAGGGTATTTTCTAATGGTAACACCGGGTACTAAATTTATTTCAATTGGTGGTGCCATCGCTTCGGACGTTCATGGGAAAGGAATTCATTGTTTTTCAGAATGTTTATTGTCGTTTAGGTTAATGATTGAAAATGGTGATGTGCTAACCTGCTCTAGAGAGGAGAATGAAGAAAAATTCTGGGCTACGATTGGTGGAATGGGACTTACCGGTATTATTTTATCAGCAAAATTTAAGCTGAAAAATATTGATAGTGTCTATATTAGACAAGAAAGTATCAAGGCGGAAAATTTAGACGAGATTTTTCACTTGTTTGAAGAAAGTGAAGATTGGACATATAATGTCGCGTGGATTGACTGTTTGCAAAAAGGCAAAAATATTGGCAGAAGCGTATTACAACGAGGGGACTTTGCCATGCAGTCGGAATTGCCGAATAAGGTAAAAGAAAAACCATTGATTTTAAAATCAAAAAAATTACCAAAAGTTCCTTTTTATTTTCCCGGTTTTGTTCTTAATAATCTTACGGTAAAAATTTTCAATTATTTAATTTATAATAAACAACGAGCAAAAGTTGTAAAAGATATTATTCCTTACGAAACTTTTTTCTATCCTTTAGACATTATCGAAGATTGGAATAAAATCTATGGTAAATCAGGATTTATTCAATATCAAATGGTTATTCCCAAAGAAAAAGGCAAGGAGGGAATGCGTAAAATTTTAGAAACAATCGCTAATTCTGGTAACGGATCTTTTTTAGCAGTTCTTAAATATATAGGCAAAAACGATCCTTTGGCTTACAATTCTTTTCCATTTGAGGGTTATACATTGGCTCTGGATTTTAAAGTTAATTCTAAACTAAAATCCTTAGTTGTACAGCTAGACAATATTGTAGAAGAATTTGGAGGCAGAATTTATCTTGCGAAAGATAGTATGAGTAAATCTTCTCTTACCAATTATCTTAAAAATGTAGAGAGTTCCAAATTTGTGTCTTTGCAGCACAAAAGAATTTTAAATAATAAATAA
- a CDS encoding decaprenyl-phosphate phosphoribosyltransferase — protein MKQYLKLLRVEQWVKNLFVFVPLFFSGNIKNIDLLSKSIFAFVVFSLAAGVVYILNDYNDIEADQKHPEKRKRPLASGAISKKSAIGILVGLIVTDILLVFFAYNFYHIQVWEFAIIVASYFVMNLAYTFKLKHVPIIDIFIIAIGFVLRVQAGGYITGIFISQWATLLTFVLALVLAIGKRRGELINAQVSGKTRKALDGYNVQFADITLSISVTLAIVCYLMFTLSPEIQVKLHSGVFYTVIFVVFAFLRYLQQTLVYNRTESPTKIVYRDRYIQVTLILWVAAFLILIYFKK, from the coding sequence ATGAAACAATATTTAAAACTGCTACGCGTAGAGCAATGGGTAAAAAACCTTTTTGTCTTTGTTCCATTATTTTTTTCCGGAAATATTAAAAATATAGATTTACTTTCTAAAAGTATTTTTGCTTTTGTAGTATTTTCTTTGGCTGCAGGCGTGGTTTATATCCTTAATGATTATAATGATATAGAAGCAGACCAAAAGCATCCTGAAAAAAGAAAACGCCCTTTAGCAAGTGGTGCTATTTCTAAAAAGAGTGCAATTGGTATTTTGGTCGGGCTTATTGTTACAGATATTCTGTTGGTGTTTTTTGCGTATAATTTCTACCATATTCAAGTGTGGGAGTTTGCTATAATAGTTGCAAGTTACTTTGTTATGAATCTTGCCTATACTTTCAAGCTGAAGCATGTTCCTATTATTGATATTTTCATTATTGCAATCGGTTTTGTTTTGCGTGTTCAGGCAGGCGGTTATATCACTGGTATATTTATATCTCAGTGGGCGACATTACTTACCTTTGTGTTAGCATTGGTTTTAGCTATTGGGAAAAGAAGAGGAGAGCTGATTAATGCTCAGGTTTCAGGTAAAACCAGAAAAGCATTAGATGGCTATAATGTTCAGTTTGCGGATATTACATTGTCTATATCTGTAACTTTAGCTATTGTTTGCTATCTTATGTTCACCTTGTCACCAGAAATTCAGGTTAAATTACATTCTGGGGTATTTTATACGGTAATTTTTGTAGTATTTGCATTTCTAAGATATTTACAGCAGACTTTGGTATATAACCGTACCGAGTCTCCAACAAAAATCGTTTATAGAGACCGTTATATACAAGTAACTTTAATATTGTGGGTTGCTGCATTTTTAATTTTAATTTATTTTAAGAAATGA
- a CDS encoding OmpA family protein, which translates to MKFNKTYISALFLSSALLLTSCEAVQNSNNQQRGTAVGVASGAVIGGILGNNIGKGRNAALGAILGGVIGGVAGNVIGNKMDKQAKEIKETLPGAEVERVGDGIKITMNESIVTFAFDSSNLTTLAKTNLDKLVQVLVNNPDTNINIYGHTDSKGSDDYNQKLSERRANSVKAYLVSKGIASSRMFALGEGESMPVASNDTEEGRAKNRRVEFAITANEKMINDASQGQ; encoded by the coding sequence ATGAAATTTAATAAAACTTATATCAGCGCATTATTTTTATCTTCAGCTTTATTATTAACAAGCTGTGAGGCAGTTCAGAATTCAAATAATCAGCAGAGAGGTACTGCAGTAGGTGTAGCTTCTGGTGCTGTAATTGGAGGGATTTTGGGAAATAATATAGGAAAAGGAAGAAATGCTGCTTTAGGTGCAATCTTAGGAGGAGTTATCGGAGGTGTTGCGGGTAACGTTATTGGTAACAAAATGGATAAGCAGGCAAAAGAAATTAAAGAAACTTTACCTGGAGCAGAAGTGGAGAGAGTGGGTGACGGTATTAAAATCACTATGAATGAAAGTATTGTAACATTTGCTTTCGATTCATCAAATCTTACCACTTTAGCGAAAACTAATTTAGATAAACTTGTTCAGGTTTTGGTAAATAATCCGGATACAAACATCAATATTTATGGTCATACAGACAGCAAAGGATCAGATGATTATAACCAAAAATTATCGGAAAGAAGAGCGAATTCAGTAAAAGCATATTTGGTGTCTAAAGGTATTGCATCGAGCAGAATGTTTGCTTTAGGTGAAGGAGAATCTATGCCTGTTGCAAGCAACGATACTGAAGAAGGAAGAGCTAAAAATAGAAGAGTAGAGTTTGCTATCACAGCTAACGAAAAAATGATTAATGACGCATCTCAAGGACAATAA
- a CDS encoding lipocalin family protein translates to MKKLLLACIVGTSLFTVSCSGVKKAGEAQSQRSEFLKMKGDWQIVSIDYDKAYKIKPFDEGADAKCFIGSHWRFIPNNYSGSYTLDGGGSCPKLIQPIKIDIKSNVFTFKKIAEGTKAKQNTAGYTLNVIEKGTDEFSLEQNVPFEGSTIKVVYNFQRTGMDFTR, encoded by the coding sequence ATGAAAAAACTATTACTTGCATGCATAGTGGGAACTTCGCTTTTTACAGTGTCTTGTTCCGGAGTTAAAAAAGCAGGTGAGGCTCAGAGTCAAAGATCAGAATTTCTAAAAATGAAAGGAGATTGGCAGATTGTAAGCATCGATTACGATAAAGCTTATAAAATAAAACCTTTTGATGAAGGAGCAGATGCTAAATGCTTTATAGGAAGCCACTGGAGATTTATTCCGAATAATTATTCAGGATCTTATACTTTAGATGGTGGAGGTTCTTGTCCAAAACTCATTCAGCCAATCAAGATTGATATTAAATCTAATGTTTTCACCTTTAAGAAAATAGCTGAAGGCACAAAAGCTAAACAAAATACAGCAGGTTATACCTTAAATGTTATTGAAAAAGGAACAGACGAATTTTCTTTAGAGCAAAATGTTCCATTTGAAGGTAGTACCATTAAAGTGGTTTACAATTTCCAAAGAACTGGTATGGATTTTACCAGATAA
- a CDS encoding S8 family serine peptidase — MKKIFLAAVFLAGFAYSSAQEVANKDNKDLMTWYHKDFATTKVYGVNTENAYKFLESKGLKPKTVVVGVLDSGVQVDHPGLVNNIWSNPNEIPGNGKDDDGNGYVDDIHGWNFIGGKNGDIDIDNMEVTRVVAKYRPIFEGSDSNKNKANQAKMPEEFAMYMKSKEIFNKKSVEGRQQFKQFEMISQVIPSMVSLLNGKPLTSANLAGITPTKQEDAIALEILKNLAGNPEFKGKSPQDVQDLMTKEIKPALDHYGAQVKQYDLDYDPRAEIVGDNYDDYSERKYGNNHYEGPDAEHGTHVAGIIAGLPQGKEVQYGVASRIAKIMSVRTVPNGDERDKDVANAIRYAVDNGAKILNMSFGKPVSPGKTVVWDAFKYAQDKGVLLVKAAGNENEDVAEHLAYPTNFKNVTDAAPFVNNVMVVGASTNRSNDLRASFSNYNKKMVNVFAPGEEIYSTVPKNEYSYQQGTSMASPVAAGAAAVLLAYMPDLKPEQIIEALVKTSNISKENEFQDKSQAGGVIDVKKAAEYAYNNFYHGKTTIQNSKNVIKSKSGKKSVRK, encoded by the coding sequence ATGAAAAAGATATTTTTAGCAGCCGTTTTTTTAGCAGGTTTTGCTTATTCTTCAGCACAGGAAGTTGCAAATAAAGATAACAAAGATTTAATGACTTGGTATCATAAAGATTTTGCAACTACTAAAGTATATGGCGTAAATACAGAAAATGCATATAAATTTCTCGAATCTAAAGGATTAAAACCTAAAACTGTTGTAGTAGGAGTTTTAGACAGCGGAGTTCAGGTAGATCACCCAGGTTTGGTAAATAATATTTGGTCAAATCCCAACGAAATTCCAGGAAATGGCAAAGATGACGATGGAAATGGCTATGTAGATGATATCCACGGATGGAACTTTATTGGAGGAAAAAATGGTGATATCGATATCGATAACATGGAGGTAACAAGAGTTGTTGCCAAATACAGACCTATTTTTGAAGGTAGCGATTCTAATAAAAACAAAGCAAACCAGGCAAAAATGCCGGAAGAATTTGCGATGTACATGAAGTCTAAAGAGATTTTCAATAAAAAAAGTGTAGAAGGAAGACAGCAGTTTAAACAGTTTGAAATGATTAGCCAAGTAATTCCTTCAATGGTTTCGCTTCTAAATGGCAAACCGTTAACTTCGGCAAATCTTGCAGGAATTACGCCTACAAAACAAGAAGATGCTATTGCTCTTGAAATTCTTAAAAATTTAGCTGGAAATCCTGAATTTAAAGGTAAATCTCCGCAAGATGTACAAGATTTAATGACGAAAGAAATTAAGCCGGCACTCGATCATTACGGTGCTCAGGTTAAACAATATGATTTGGATTATGATCCAAGAGCAGAAATTGTTGGAGATAATTATGATGATTATTCCGAAAGAAAATATGGAAACAATCATTATGAAGGTCCGGATGCCGAACACGGAACACACGTTGCAGGAATTATCGCAGGATTACCTCAGGGAAAAGAAGTTCAGTATGGTGTAGCTTCCAGAATAGCCAAAATTATGTCGGTTAGAACAGTTCCAAATGGGGATGAGAGAGATAAAGATGTTGCCAATGCCATTAGATATGCTGTGGACAATGGAGCAAAAATCTTGAATATGAGTTTTGGTAAGCCAGTATCACCGGGGAAAACGGTTGTTTGGGATGCTTTTAAATATGCTCAGGATAAAGGTGTACTTCTTGTAAAAGCTGCCGGAAACGAAAATGAAGATGTAGCAGAGCATTTGGCTTATCCAACCAATTTTAAGAACGTAACAGATGCTGCGCCATTTGTAAACAATGTTATGGTTGTTGGAGCAAGTACAAACAGAAGCAACGATTTAAGAGCAAGTTTTTCTAACTATAACAAAAAAATGGTAAATGTATTTGCACCAGGCGAAGAGATTTATTCTACCGTTCCGAAAAATGAATACAGCTACCAACAGGGAACATCTATGGCTTCACCAGTTGCCGCAGGTGCTGCCGCAGTTTTGTTAGCATATATGCCGGATCTTAAACCTGAACAGATTATTGAAGCTTTGGTAAAAACAAGCAATATCAGTAAAGAAAACGAGTTTCAGGATAAATCTCAGGCAGGAGGTGTAATTGATGTGAAAAAAGCAGCTGAATATGCTTACAATAATTTTTATCATGGAAAAACTACAATTCAAAATTCTAAAAATGTAATAAAAAGTAAATCTGGAAAGAAATCTGTAAGAAAATGA
- a CDS encoding WbqC family protein, whose translation MQNILLPVFYLPPISWFSEFLNPENEVTFEQFENFPKQTYRNRANIFGANGQLSLIIPIHHNGSRIYKDIKVSYREDWQKLHWKSIKTAYQSSPYFEYYEDKLIKLYEEKNKFLLDLNLKSIEIIQNILKTDKAHSLNSEYLKNPEQSNFREKFSAKNPSDYDMEEYYQTFSDKMGFLKDLSVLDLICNKGPESVTYIKNIKQL comes from the coding sequence ATGCAAAATATATTATTACCGGTATTCTATTTACCACCGATTTCCTGGTTTTCAGAATTTTTGAATCCTGAAAATGAAGTAACTTTTGAGCAGTTTGAAAATTTTCCAAAACAGACTTATAGAAACAGAGCCAACATTTTCGGAGCAAACGGTCAGTTATCGTTAATCATTCCCATTCATCATAACGGAAGCCGTATATATAAAGATATTAAAGTTTCTTATCGTGAAGACTGGCAGAAATTACATTGGAAGTCAATTAAAACAGCATACCAAAGTTCTCCTTATTTCGAATATTATGAGGATAAACTCATAAAACTTTATGAAGAGAAAAATAAATTTTTACTAGATTTAAATCTCAAAAGCATAGAAATTATTCAGAATATTCTTAAAACAGATAAGGCACACTCTTTGAACAGCGAGTACCTAAAAAATCCTGAACAAAGTAATTTCCGAGAAAAATTTTCAGCAAAGAATCCTTCAGATTATGATATGGAAGAATACTATCAGACATTTTCAGATAAAATGGGTTTTCTTAAGGACTTATCCGTTTTAGACCTTATTTGTAACAAAGGACCAGAATCTGTTACTTATATTAAAAATATAAAGCAATTATAA
- the lepB gene encoding signal peptidase I, whose amino-acid sequence MNYFLTYTVYVLILSVLMGISTWKLFKKLGYSPLFAFIPFYNYFIILKETKHPKWWAILSYLPIVGPIMMSVFHLYLMKKFGKTLFKDQLLTVILPFIYMATVNYSKDVEIEDENELYLTQEEKEAKKKDSFVGSITFAVVFATIIHTFITQPFGIPTGSMERTLLVGDFLFVNKWSYGYRLPMRPVAIPFLQGTIYDFQKDGNPKNDGKSYVEAVKLPYERIFQFNKPQKNDIVVFNYPRDSVHVSLDRADPYVKRCVAVAGDTFEMRDGRMFVNGKPETVLGDQDIQHAFYIEASSEIDVPTLYKRLGFISIAVLDTEKFLAIKNNEKYNINPKNIVYLMQLTNSRLNEIKSLPQVVSTHEDIMDKGEGGISYRNAEKTKIDTTNSIFPINKGWNQDQYGPLRIPKKGDVVAINQETLPEFQWIIKNYEHNTLENKNGKIFINGKETNQYTIKQDYYMMIGDNRDASLDARFFGFVPEENIVGKPMFTWMSIEGAFTDSQSSYQADGWRIRWDRMFKATNTGEANKTSYWWVAVMILVLFFGWEYFMKLFGKKKKDDEI is encoded by the coding sequence ATGAATTATTTTTTAACGTATACAGTTTATGTCCTCATTTTATCAGTTTTAATGGGGATTTCTACATGGAAGCTGTTTAAGAAACTAGGGTACAGTCCGCTTTTCGCATTTATACCTTTTTACAACTATTTCATTATACTTAAAGAGACAAAACACCCGAAATGGTGGGCGATTTTATCTTATTTGCCGATTGTAGGACCTATCATGATGAGTGTTTTTCATTTGTATCTCATGAAGAAGTTCGGAAAAACACTCTTCAAAGATCAGTTACTTACGGTTATTTTACCATTTATATATATGGCGACAGTCAACTATTCCAAAGATGTGGAAATAGAAGACGAAAATGAACTTTATCTAACTCAAGAAGAAAAAGAAGCGAAGAAGAAAGATTCTTTTGTGGGATCTATCACTTTTGCTGTGGTTTTCGCTACGATTATTCATACATTCATTACTCAGCCTTTCGGGATTCCTACAGGTTCAATGGAGCGTACTCTTCTTGTGGGTGATTTCCTTTTTGTAAATAAATGGAGCTATGGATACAGACTTCCAATGCGTCCCGTGGCAATTCCTTTCCTACAAGGAACAATTTATGATTTTCAAAAAGATGGAAATCCTAAAAATGACGGAAAATCTTATGTAGAAGCAGTAAAATTACCTTACGAAAGAATTTTTCAATTCAACAAACCTCAGAAAAATGATATTGTAGTATTCAATTATCCTAGAGATTCTGTGCATGTTTCTTTAGACAGAGCAGATCCTTATGTAAAGAGATGTGTTGCTGTAGCGGGAGATACATTTGAGATGAGAGATGGCAGAATGTTCGTAAATGGTAAACCTGAAACTGTTTTAGGAGATCAGGATATTCAACATGCATTTTATATTGAGGCAAGTAGTGAAATTGATGTTCCAACTCTTTATAAAAGATTAGGTTTTATTTCAATAGCAGTTTTAGACACTGAAAAATTTCTTGCTATAAAAAATAACGAAAAATACAATATAAATCCTAAGAATATTGTATATCTTATGCAGCTTACAAATTCTAGATTAAATGAAATTAAATCTTTACCTCAAGTAGTGTCTACTCATGAAGATATAATGGATAAAGGTGAAGGAGGAATTTCTTATAGAAATGCTGAAAAAACAAAAATTGATACTACAAACTCTATTTTTCCAATCAATAAAGGCTGGAATCAGGATCAATATGGCCCGCTTAGAATTCCTAAAAAAGGAGATGTAGTTGCTATTAACCAAGAAACTTTACCAGAATTTCAATGGATTATTAAAAATTATGAGCATAATACTCTAGAGAATAAAAACGGCAAAATCTTCATCAACGGAAAAGAAACTAACCAATACACCATTAAGCAGGATTATTATATGATGATTGGTGATAACAGAGATGCTTCTTTAGATGCTAGATTTTTTGGCTTTGTTCCGGAAGAAAATATTGTTGGAAAACCAATGTTTACTTGGATGAGTATTGAAGGAGCTTTCACAGATTCTCAATCTTCATATCAAGCAGATGGTTGGAGGATTCGTTGGGATAGAATGTTTAAAGCAACAAATACTGGTGAAGCCAACAAAACATCTTATTGGTGGGTTGCTGTAATGATTTTAGTTTTATTCTTCGGATGGGAATATTTCATGAAATTATTTGGTAAGAAGAAAAAAGATGATGAGATTTAA